Proteins from a genomic interval of Granulicella sp. L56:
- a CDS encoding secretin N-terminal domain-containing protein: MVYSPERYSLSGTAPTGGVLHSESMGAGAGSGRRRTLHGVKDANGSSMGRGKKIIIKKVSAFALQAYLLLFLLAGFVVFHPVPAHAQSGKKWDKRGQDAEVRQDYDTAYEDFRQATLKSPANLTYKAHFERMRFQAGVSHIDRGRVLHASGDLSGALTEFLRAHEIDPGNQTAEQEIDLLQHPESGPPAAPAPPVANQAPTRQSEMLKELNSVAGPIDLKPVSNDPLTLHAVEDVKVIYQAIGKMAGLNVIFDPDYVSKRIPVDLTNVTLSDALRIVGTMSDTFYKPVTSNTIFVAQNSRTKRAELEEQAVQTFYLTNASQQSDANEVLTAIRNLLDPSTKINLVPSQNAIVMRATPDQLLLAQKLINDLDRARPEVVVDVAILEVNRDKVRKLGLALPQSVTLTPQASTASTSSSGTATTTTTSLTLNSLAHFNSTNLAVGITGAELDALLTDADTHILQNPSIRATDGQRAQLKIGQRIPIATGSYNAGVSTGIASIGVQTQFTYIDVGVNIDMTPTVHYDNEISLKMKVEVSSQQTTVTISGVSEPIIGQRIIDQVIQLKEGEPSILAGIMTKQNNLNVSGTPGIGELPIFKYFFSSRDREVQQDEIVFLLIPHIVRESVLSRLNTRAIDTGTGQAIQLRHVDAGEEAGIDLGNPGFVPAKPVSTGPATSAANAAEAMVQQMKKQAEPLMPPIPTEVTPQSGPPVSFSVVPPASAQTVGSTFQVSVMLGNGRDVYSVPLQMQFDPKVLQLVNVDTGNFLGRDGQPVALVHRDDGNGLVTISSSRPPNVTGVSGQGSLCTLTFRAVAAGDSNLALVKVGARNSAQANLPAVGSQAVVHVK, translated from the coding sequence ATGGTATACTCACCCGAGCGCTACAGCCTGTCAGGCACAGCCCCCACAGGCGGCGTCCTTCACTCGGAAAGCATGGGGGCAGGCGCGGGCTCCGGCAGACGCCGCACTCTTCACGGTGTAAAGGACGCAAACGGAAGCAGCATGGGTCGCGGCAAAAAAATAATCATTAAAAAAGTATCGGCGTTCGCACTTCAGGCATACCTGCTTCTCTTCTTGCTGGCCGGATTTGTCGTCTTTCATCCCGTTCCGGCGCACGCCCAGTCGGGCAAAAAGTGGGACAAGCGCGGCCAGGATGCAGAGGTTCGCCAAGACTATGACACAGCCTATGAAGATTTCCGCCAAGCCACGCTGAAGAGTCCCGCGAACCTTACCTACAAAGCTCACTTTGAGCGGATGAGGTTTCAGGCTGGAGTCAGCCACATCGATCGCGGCCGCGTGCTGCACGCGAGCGGAGACCTTTCCGGCGCGCTCACTGAGTTTCTTCGCGCCCACGAGATCGATCCGGGCAACCAGACTGCGGAGCAGGAGATCGACCTCCTGCAACATCCAGAGTCAGGCCCGCCTGCAGCGCCTGCTCCCCCGGTTGCCAATCAAGCCCCTACAAGACAATCGGAGATGCTCAAAGAGCTCAACTCCGTTGCTGGGCCTATTGATTTGAAGCCGGTCTCAAACGATCCGCTCACCCTGCACGCGGTCGAGGACGTCAAGGTAATCTACCAGGCCATCGGAAAGATGGCTGGCCTTAACGTGATCTTCGACCCGGACTACGTCTCCAAGCGCATTCCAGTGGACCTTACCAACGTCACACTTTCGGATGCGTTGCGCATTGTCGGGACCATGTCCGATACGTTCTACAAGCCGGTCACCAGCAATACCATCTTCGTCGCGCAGAACAGCCGCACCAAGCGTGCCGAGTTGGAAGAGCAGGCGGTCCAGACGTTCTATCTGACGAACGCGAGCCAGCAGAGCGATGCCAACGAGGTGCTGACGGCGATCCGCAACCTGCTCGATCCCAGCACCAAGATCAATCTAGTGCCCAGCCAGAACGCCATCGTGATGCGCGCTACGCCGGACCAGCTTCTGCTGGCGCAAAAACTCATCAATGATCTTGATCGTGCCCGTCCTGAAGTGGTCGTTGACGTCGCAATCCTTGAAGTCAACCGCGATAAGGTACGCAAGCTGGGCCTCGCTCTGCCTCAATCGGTCACGCTCACACCACAGGCATCGACGGCTTCGACCAGCAGCAGCGGCACTGCGACAACAACAACCACGAGCTTGACGCTTAACTCGCTTGCCCATTTCAACTCCACCAACCTTGCCGTCGGCATCACCGGCGCCGAGCTTGATGCGCTTCTAACCGATGCAGATACTCACATCCTGCAGAACCCCAGCATCCGGGCTACGGACGGCCAGCGGGCACAGCTCAAGATAGGCCAGAGGATCCCCATTGCTACTGGCTCCTATAACGCTGGAGTCTCGACCGGCATCGCCAGCATCGGTGTTCAAACCCAGTTCACTTATATCGATGTCGGCGTCAACATCGATATGACGCCCACCGTGCACTATGACAATGAGATCAGCCTGAAGATGAAGGTTGAGGTCTCGTCGCAGCAGACGACAGTTACCATCTCAGGCGTCAGCGAGCCCATTATCGGCCAGCGCATCATCGATCAGGTCATTCAACTGAAAGAGGGCGAGCCCAGCATCCTCGCGGGCATTATGACCAAGCAGAACAATCTTAACGTCAGTGGCACGCCGGGTATCGGCGAACTGCCCATCTTCAAATACTTCTTCTCCTCTCGCGACAGAGAGGTGCAGCAGGATGAGATCGTCTTCCTGCTCATTCCTCATATCGTCCGCGAGTCGGTGCTCAGCCGCCTGAACACCCGTGCCATCGATACCGGTACTGGCCAGGCTATTCAGCTACGGCACGTCGACGCTGGGGAAGAGGCTGGGATCGATTTAGGCAATCCCGGTTTTGTGCCCGCGAAACCTGTCTCTACTGGACCGGCGACCAGCGCTGCCAACGCGGCCGAGGCCATGGTGCAGCAGATGAAGAAGCAGGCGGAGCCGCTGATGCCTCCGATACCGACAGAGGTTACGCCGCAGAGTGGGCCTCCGGTCAGCTTCAGCGTGGTGCCACCGGCTTCGGCGCAGACGGTCGGCAGTACCTTCCAGGTCTCGGTCATGCTCGGCAACGGACGTGATGTTTATTCGGTGCCGCTGCAGATGCAGTTCGACCCCAAGGTCCTTCAACTCGTCAACGTCGATACGGGTAACTTCCTCGGACGCGACGGCCAGCCCGTAGCGCTGGTGCATCGCGACGATGGAAACGGTCTGGTCACCATCTCCAGTTCGAGGCCGCCGAATGTCACCGGTGTCAGCGGGCAGGGAAGCCTGTGCACGCTGACCTTCAGGGCGGTCGCCGCAGGAGACTCCAACCTCGCCCTCGTCAAGGTCGGGGCACGCAATAGCGCCCAGGCCAATCTTCCGGCTGTCGGTTCGCAGGCCGTGGTGCATGTGAAGTGA
- the smpB gene encoding SsrA-binding protein SmpB gives MPRSLSNPTVAHQPKPVVKAKDRDPVASGLRDAAFNRSASFNYFLSDKFEAGVALRGTEVKSIREGKANLKDAYGLLKDGECFLLNAHIGPFSHGNAMNHDSLRTRKLLLHKAEVRKLETLTRQKGFTLIPVRLYFRNGRVKCELALAKGKQDWDKRETERRREADNEAKAAVARSQRR, from the coding sequence ATGCCTCGCTCACTTTCCAATCCGACCGTCGCCCATCAGCCCAAGCCGGTGGTCAAGGCGAAGGACCGCGACCCGGTGGCATCTGGCCTGCGGGACGCCGCGTTTAATCGTTCGGCCAGCTTCAATTACTTCCTGTCCGACAAGTTCGAGGCTGGCGTCGCCCTGCGTGGCACCGAAGTAAAGTCGATCCGGGAAGGCAAAGCCAATCTGAAGGATGCGTATGGCCTGCTCAAAGACGGCGAATGCTTTCTGTTGAATGCGCACATCGGCCCCTTCTCGCACGGAAATGCAATGAACCACGACTCATTGCGCACACGCAAGTTGTTGCTGCACAAGGCTGAGGTTCGCAAGCTCGAAACGCTTACCAGGCAAAAGGGATTTACCCTGATCCCCGTCCGCCTCTACTTTCGCAACGGCCGCGTCAAGTGCGAGCTTGCTCTCGCCAAAGGCAAGCAGGACTGGGACAAGCGTGAGACGGAGCGACGCCGCGAAGCGGACAACGAAGCCAAGGCAGCCGTTGCCAGAAGTCAACGCCGCTAG
- a CDS encoding type II secretion system protein, producing MVATYPSRASRTAEQGFTLLELMIVMVVIALLAAIAIPSYTNNIRNAKEAVLKEDLHTMRTAIDSYTVDKQKAPQSLDDLVQAGYLKTMPKDPFTERDDTWVPDESSDLSTTDQTDSGIDDVHSGSQLSAADGTSYSSW from the coding sequence ATGGTAGCGACGTACCCATCCCGCGCATCACGCACCGCCGAGCAAGGCTTCACCCTGCTTGAACTCATGATCGTCATGGTCGTGATTGCACTGCTGGCGGCGATCGCCATCCCTTCGTACACGAACAACATTCGTAATGCGAAGGAGGCGGTGCTCAAAGAAGACCTGCACACCATGCGCACGGCGATTGACTCCTACACGGTAGACAAGCAGAAGGCCCCGCAGTCGCTGGACGATCTGGTGCAGGCGGGCTATCTCAAGACGATGCCCAAAGATCCTTTCACCGAGCGCGACGATACCTGGGTTCCCGACGAGAGCAGCGACTTGTCAACGACCGACCAGACCGACTCCGGCATCGACGACGTTCATAGCGGCTCGCAACTAAGCGCCGCCGACGGCACCTCTTACTCTTCCTGGTAG
- a CDS encoding type II secretion system protein, with amino-acid sequence MGSHRPGHSQSGHSQSGLTLIELIITVAIVAILASAAIPIARFQVKRQKEVELRRDLWEMRDAIDRYYDAASKGGIQTKIDSMNYPPDLQTLVSGVDIQDKKVKFLRSIPVDPMTKSTDWGLRSNQDDADSTSFGGQNVFDVYTKSDGTALDGTKYNTW; translated from the coding sequence GTGGGTTCTCATCGGCCCGGTCACTCACAATCCGGTCACTCACAATCGGGCCTCACGCTCATCGAACTGATTATCACGGTGGCCATCGTTGCCATCCTTGCCTCCGCGGCGATTCCGATTGCCCGTTTCCAGGTCAAACGGCAAAAGGAGGTCGAACTCCGCCGCGATCTATGGGAGATGCGAGACGCCATCGATCGCTACTACGATGCAGCCAGTAAAGGCGGCATTCAGACGAAGATCGATAGCATGAACTACCCGCCCGATCTGCAAACGCTGGTCAGTGGCGTCGATATTCAGGACAAGAAGGTCAAATTTCTGCGTAGCATTCCGGTCGATCCCATGACGAAGTCCACCGACTGGGGCTTGCGCTCCAACCAGGATGACGCTGACTCGACATCGTTCGGCGGCCAGAATGTCTTCGACGTTTACACCAAGAGCGACGGAACCGCACTGGACGGTACAAAATACAACACATGGTAG